Proteins encoded in a region of the Suncus etruscus isolate mSunEtr1 chromosome 1, mSunEtr1.pri.cur, whole genome shotgun sequence genome:
- the ABR gene encoding active breakpoint cluster region-related protein isoform X3 codes for MTDVLPQPDCSLPAVCEPLERCCLDHQLEEPGGKRPPNTGARLWGRVRSKLLRQKLDPQTVETKNWHTDVIEMNGIKVEFSMKFTSRDMSLKRTPSKKQTGVFGVKISVVTKRERSKVPYIVRQCVEEVEKRGIEEVGIYRISGVATDIQALKAVFDANNKDILLMLSDMDINAIAGTLKLYFRELPEPLLTDRLYPAFMEGIALSDPAAKENCMMHLLRSLPDPNLITFLFLLEHLKRVAEKEPINKMSLHNLATVFGPTLLRPSEVETKAHLTSAADIWSHDVMAQVQVLLYYLQHPPISFAELKRNTLYFSTDV; via the exons ATGACCGACGTCCTGCCCCAGCCCGACTGCAGCCTGCCGGCGGTGTGCGAGCCCCTGGAGCGCTGCTGCCTGGATCACCAGCTAGAGGAGCCTGGGGGCAAGCGGCCCCCCAACACCGGTGCCCGGCTCTGGGGCCGCGTACGCAGCAAGCTGCTCCGCCAAAAG TTGGATCCACAAACGGTCGAGACCAAGAACTGGCACACAGATGTGATTGAGATGAATGGG ATCAAGGTAGAATTCTCCATGAAATTCACCAGCCGAGACATGAGCCTGAAAAGGACCCCCTCCAAGAAGCAGACGGGTGTCTTTGGCGTGAAGATCAGCGTGGTGACCAA GCGGGAGCGCTCCAAGGTCCCGTACATCGTGCGGCAGTGTGTGGAAGAGGTGGAGAAGCGGGGCATCGAGGAGGTGGGCATCTACCGCATCTCGGGCGTAGCCACGGACATCCAGGCGCTGAAGGCCGTCTTTGATGCCA ACAACAAGGACATCCTGCTGATGCTGAGTGACATGGACATCAATGCCATTGCCGGCACCCTCAAGCTCTACTTCCGGGAGCTACCTGAACCCCTCCTCACAGACCGGCTTTACCCCGCCTtcatggagggcattg CCCTGTCAGACCCTGCTGCCAAGGAAAACTGCATGATGCACCTGCTGCGCTCTCTGCCCGACCCCAACCTCATCACCTTCCTCTTCCTGCTGGAGCACTTGAAAAG gGTTGCTGAGAAGGAGCCCATCAACAAAATGTCCCTGCACAACCTGGCCACTGTGTTCGGGCCCACGTTACTGAGACCCTCTGAGGTGGAGACCAAAGCACACCTCACATCTGCCGCCGACATCTGGTCCCACGACGTCATGGCTCAG